A stretch of Desulfarculaceae bacterium DNA encodes these proteins:
- a CDS encoding branched-chain amino acid ABC transporter permease: MAAKPQIKTWSVAALLALLLAGPLLVGNYYQHLALLTFIYIILTSSLRTIYISGQLSLGHASFMAIGAYVSAILAKNLAMSPWLCIPLGGLAAALVGAGIGFPFSRLRAIYFSMASLFFGIMVTSSVGLAPKLTGSYTGLFGIPKLFGYSKAPYYYFFLLLMLACLWVMHRVECSRLGLTFKCVAQAHRAASSRGVNEAGMRILAICLGSFFAGVAGAGYAHYAGFVAPDTFGVMPSILLIVYLLAGGKSSFAGPIVGTAILYLIPYVMGGFEGYAPFFQAAALIAVVFFIPQGMISLPGQVRTWLRERGQ, translated from the coding sequence TTGGCAGCCAAGCCTCAAATCAAGACGTGGAGCGTGGCCGCCCTGCTGGCCTTGCTCCTGGCCGGCCCCTTGCTGGTGGGCAACTACTACCAGCACCTGGCCCTGCTTACCTTCATCTACATCATCCTGACCAGCAGCCTGCGCACCATCTACATCTCCGGTCAGCTCTCCCTGGGCCATGCCTCCTTCATGGCCATCGGAGCCTATGTGTCGGCCATCCTCGCCAAGAACCTGGCCATGAGCCCTTGGCTGTGCATCCCCTTGGGCGGCCTGGCCGCCGCCCTGGTGGGGGCGGGAATCGGCTTCCCCTTTTCCCGGCTCAGGGCCATCTATTTTTCCATGGCCAGCCTGTTTTTCGGGATCATGGTCACCAGCTCAGTGGGCTTGGCCCCCAAGCTCACCGGCAGCTACACCGGCCTGTTCGGCATCCCCAAGTTGTTCGGCTACAGCAAGGCGCCCTACTATTACTTCTTCCTGCTGTTGATGCTGGCCTGCCTGTGGGTCATGCACCGGGTGGAGTGCTCCCGCCTGGGGCTGACCTTCAAGTGCGTGGCCCAGGCCCACCGGGCCGCCTCCAGCCGTGGGGTCAACGAAGCAGGCATGCGCATACTGGCCATCTGCCTGGGCTCCTTTTTCGCGGGGGTGGCCGGAGCTGGCTATGCCCACTACGCCGGGTTCGTCGCGCCGGACACCTTCGGGGTGATGCCCAGCATCCTGCTGATCGTCTATCTGTTGGCCGGGGGCAAGAGCAGCTTCGCCGGGCCCATCGTGGGCACGGCCATCCTCTATCTGATCCCCTACGTCATGGGCGGCTTCGAGGGCTACGCGCCATTTTTCCAGGCAGCGGCCCTCATCGCCGTGGTGTTCTTCATCCCCCAAGGCATGATCAGCCTGCCCGGCCAGGTGCGAACCTGGCTGCGCGAGCGCGGCCAATAG
- a CDS encoding ABC transporter ATP-binding protein yields MLLQTKGLTKNFGGLAAVGDVDLGIEAGQTVGLIGPNGAGKTTLVSLINGFLRPSRGSIIFDGVDITRKKPHVRARMGMGSTFQITPIFGELTTFDNIVASYYLSADRSLWGSLLHTPRYRAKEEEIRHLAEENMAFVGLDKVRDELAKNLPHGHQKVLDLAAALAIKPKLLLLDEPIGGMSREEAELALNAIRKVNQQGTAILLVEHNVSIVMDICRHIVVINYGRKIAEGVPEEVRANPEVMRAYFGGEYAA; encoded by the coding sequence ATGCTGCTGCAAACCAAGGGACTGACCAAAAACTTCGGCGGGCTGGCCGCGGTGGGCGACGTTGACCTGGGCATCGAGGCCGGTCAGACCGTGGGGCTCATCGGGCCCAACGGGGCGGGCAAGACCACCCTGGTCAGCCTCATCAACGGCTTCCTGCGCCCCAGCCGGGGTTCCATCATCTTCGACGGGGTGGACATAACCCGCAAGAAGCCCCACGTAAGGGCCCGCATGGGCATGGGGAGCACTTTTCAGATAACCCCCATTTTTGGCGAGCTGACCACCTTTGACAATATCGTGGCTTCCTATTACCTCTCCGCCGACCGCAGCCTGTGGGGCTCGCTCCTGCACACGCCCCGCTACCGCGCCAAGGAAGAAGAGATTCGCCATCTGGCCGAGGAAAACATGGCCTTCGTGGGTCTGGACAAGGTGCGCGACGAGCTGGCCAAGAACCTGCCCCACGGCCACCAAAAGGTGCTGGACCTGGCCGCGGCCCTGGCCATCAAGCCCAAGCTGCTGCTCTTGGATGAGCCCATCGGCGGCATGAGCCGCGAGGAGGCCGAGCTGGCCCTCAACGCCATCAGGAAAGTGAATCAGCAGGGCACCGCCATCTTGTTGGTGGAGCACAACGTATCCATTGTCATGGATATCTGCCGGCACATCGTGGTTATCAACTACGGCCGCAAGATCGCCGAGGGCGTGCCCGAGGAGGTGAGGGCCAACCCGGAGGTCATGCGCGCCTACTTTGGTGGGGAATATGCTGCTTAG
- a CDS encoding ABC transporter ATP-binding protein, giving the protein MLLRAENITVRYAKATAVDNVSIEVAEGSRVAFIGSNGAGKTTILRALSGMHPISAGKIWFQGRRIDGLKIHDIVKQGLIQVPEGRRLFPDLTVQSNLRLGAYPRKDKRAIDRDVEQMFEQFPRLQERRNQKAGTMSGGEQQMLAIARAIMGRPKLLLLDEPSLGLAPLIVEELAPVIKNINRTLGAGIILVEQNVPLALKIAQQGYVLHLGKVIQQGPMDELKDSEAVRRAYLGG; this is encoded by the coding sequence ATGCTGCTTAGAGCCGAGAACATCACGGTGCGCTACGCCAAGGCCACGGCGGTGGACAACGTGTCCATCGAGGTGGCCGAAGGCTCGCGGGTGGCCTTTATCGGCAGCAACGGCGCGGGCAAGACCACCATCCTGCGCGCCCTGTCCGGCATGCACCCCATCAGCGCGGGGAAGATCTGGTTCCAGGGGCGGCGCATAGACGGCTTGAAGATCCACGACATCGTAAAGCAGGGGCTCATCCAGGTGCCCGAGGGCCGGCGGCTGTTCCCGGATCTCACGGTGCAGTCCAACCTGCGCCTGGGCGCCTACCCCCGCAAGGACAAGCGGGCCATAGACCGCGACGTGGAGCAAATGTTCGAGCAGTTCCCCCGCCTGCAAGAGAGGCGCAACCAAAAGGCGGGCACCATGAGCGGCGGCGAACAGCAGATGCTGGCCATCGCCCGAGCCATCATGGGCCGCCCCAAGCTGCTGCTGCTGGACGAGCCCTCCCTGGGCCTGGCCCCCCTGATCGTGGAGGAGCTGGCCCCGGTGATCAAGAACATCAACCGCACTCTGGGGGCTGGCATCATCCTGGTGGAGCAGAACGTGCCCCTGGCCCTCAAGATCGCCCAGCAGGGCTACGTGCTGCATCTGGGCAAGGTGATTCAGCAAGGCCCCATGGACGAACTCAAAGACAGCGAGGCGGTGCGAAGGGCCTACCTGGGCGGCTAA